A single Parabacteroides timonensis DNA region contains:
- a CDS encoding FISUMP domain-containing protein, producing MNIKLKNILLLPALAIACTGCNNDPVDGEISLTGAANEIQLVIAGNGEGVDYTKAIASESENKIENLDVYIFASDAQTGTYRYLDKWESAAANDKVQNKFLLQASGSEWNASIFPTEVAGYPYLKLFLVANREDDLYQENGATALTLTPFTSSDNFDAATDEAAFLQSYTKALTAEKVLYPSLLMTGNGTTKMLGTVSNVKIELKRVVARFDIDNTARTSNLTIQSIALKQGRKTGTLWSSGTLTPIVDADLATSPLLMEYKEVDYTALANANTGVTESAIYTYPTLDTDKASLIIKGTYHDPVTNSDKPATYTVPLQKTDGATGTTADIAILRNNRYKLRIIDVTSTTMAAAFEIEDWTSSGGIIVKPEPPVLPITFTADGADVAEVGDDKIRVDVDGGTFTLTVSHINNKPVTIETTPEYEPTYGDGNNNWITIAPVTRATATDDTKTITIAANSSIDTDQRPHEVHIGYITVKWGDTAEEQMKLEIYRGASIVTYLDPNAGQTVRFAAVKMKDDRYWAPINVGAKTAKNKAIRDENTDITNDVGKLFQWGRSQGLNATNNAAICTEEANLGDLGHPTREDLVDMSKWNGKFINGDGTLYNNWLQINGDGQPNPPDPGKYVEASWCLQLWNANNGKDNANPVKGAHDPCPAGWRVPTDSEWEDLGVSSDSNPSGATWDDVNNRTIIPGKENGKNLILPAAGCRECYNGQSDTQGTYGYYWQSLATSQEVYYVTVNNNSKPLGWHSNSATSAFSVRCIQE from the coding sequence ATGAATATAAAACTAAAGAACATATTACTGCTCCCGGCACTCGCCATCGCCTGTACGGGATGCAACAACGACCCCGTCGACGGTGAAATATCCTTGACAGGAGCAGCCAACGAAATACAGTTGGTTATCGCAGGCAACGGCGAAGGTGTAGACTACACGAAAGCCATCGCCTCAGAAAGTGAAAACAAGATAGAGAACCTCGATGTCTATATCTTTGCCTCTGACGCACAGACAGGTACATACAGATACCTCGACAAATGGGAAAGCGCTGCGGCAAACGACAAAGTACAGAATAAGTTTCTCCTGCAAGCATCCGGTTCCGAATGGAACGCTTCGATCTTCCCCACTGAAGTAGCAGGTTACCCTTATCTGAAACTCTTCCTCGTGGCAAACCGCGAAGACGATCTCTATCAGGAAAACGGAGCGACCGCACTGACACTTACCCCATTCACTAGTAGCGACAATTTTGATGCCGCCACCGACGAAGCAGCCTTCCTACAATCGTACACAAAGGCACTTACTGCAGAAAAGGTTTTGTACCCGTCATTATTAATGACCGGTAACGGCACAACAAAGATGCTGGGAACCGTCTCGAACGTAAAGATCGAACTCAAACGTGTCGTTGCCCGTTTCGATATCGACAACACCGCACGCACCTCCAACCTGACCATCCAGTCTATCGCCCTCAAACAGGGACGCAAGACAGGTACACTTTGGAGTAGCGGCACACTGACACCGATAGTCGATGCAGATCTGGCCACCTCTCCCCTTCTGATGGAATACAAAGAGGTGGATTACACCGCCTTAGCGAATGCCAATACAGGAGTAACAGAAAGTGCCATCTACACCTACCCCACACTCGATACCGACAAGGCCAGCCTGATTATCAAAGGGACATATCACGACCCGGTAACCAACAGCGATAAACCGGCTACCTATACCGTCCCCCTTCAAAAGACGGACGGTGCTACGGGCACCACTGCCGACATCGCCATCCTACGCAACAACCGCTACAAACTGCGTATCATCGACGTCACCAGCACCACAATGGCTGCCGCCTTCGAAATCGAAGACTGGACAAGCAGCGGTGGTATCATCGTTAAGCCGGAACCACCGGTATTACCGATAACATTCACCGCAGATGGTGCCGATGTAGCGGAAGTCGGAGACGACAAAATACGTGTAGATGTGGACGGCGGTACATTCACCTTGACAGTCTCCCATATCAACAACAAGCCGGTCACCATCGAAACCACTCCCGAATACGAGCCGACCTATGGTGACGGCAATAACAACTGGATCACGATCGCTCCTGTCACAAGGGCTACTGCTACCGATGATACAAAAACAATCACCATCGCAGCAAACAGCAGCATAGATACGGATCAAAGACCGCATGAAGTCCACATCGGCTACATCACTGTCAAATGGGGAGATACAGCAGAGGAACAAATGAAACTGGAAATCTACCGAGGAGCTTCAATAGTGACTTATTTGGATCCGAATGCCGGACAAACAGTACGCTTTGCAGCCGTAAAAATGAAGGATGACAGGTATTGGGCACCTATCAATGTAGGGGCAAAAACGGCAAAGAACAAAGCGATCAGAGATGAAAATACAGACATCACAAATGATGTAGGTAAACTATTCCAATGGGGACGTTCGCAAGGGCTGAATGCGACAAACAATGCAGCGATTTGTACCGAAGAGGCCAATCTCGGAGATCTAGGTCACCCGACAAGGGAAGATCTTGTTGATATGAGTAAATGGAATGGAAAGTTCATCAACGGTGACGGTACTCTATACAACAACTGGTTGCAGATCAATGGTGACGGTCAGCCAAATCCTCCAGATCCAGGGAAATATGTAGAAGCTTCCTGGTGCCTACAACTCTGGAACGCCAACAATGGAAAGGATAATGCCAATCCTGTTAAGGGAGCTCACGATCCTTGTCCTGCAGGCTGGCGTGTTCCGACTGATTCTGAATGGGAAGATTTAGGTGTATCATCCGATTCAAATCCATCCGGTGCGACCTGGGATGATGTAAATAATCGCACAATCATTCCTGGAAAAGAAAACGGAAAGAACCTTATCTTGCCTGCCGCGGGCTGTCGCGAGTGCTATAACGGACAATCCGATACGCAGGGCACCTATGGCTATTACTGGCAATCTTTAGCTACCAGCCAAGAAGTCTACTACGTAACCGTCAATAATAACAGCAAGCCCCTCGGTTGGCACTCAAACTCGGCAACCTCTGCCTTCTCGGTGCGCTGTATCCAGGAATAA
- a CDS encoding formate--tetrahydrofolate ligase, which translates to MKSDIEIAREVSLRKIKEVATGLGIPREEVQNYGRYIAKVPLHLIDEEKIKEHNLILVTAITPTKAGIGKTTVSIGLALGLNKIGKKAVAALREPSLGPCFGMKGGAAGGGYAQVLPMENINLHFTGDFHAVTSAHNMITALLDNYIYQTRNTCEGLKEIKWKRVLDVNDRSLRNIVSGLGGSANGIPTETGFDITPASEMMAILCLATDLEDLKRRIGNILLGYTYDDQPFTVNDLGVAGAITVLLKDALLPNLVQTTENTPAFVHGGPFANIAHGCNSIIATKMALTYGDYVITEAGFGADLGAEKFFDIKCRKAGLTPKLTVIVATAQSLKLHGGVPEAQIKEQNIEGLRNGFANLDKHVSNMKRFGQEVIVTFNRYATDTDEEIALVAEHCKELGVGFAMNSVFAEGGEGGVELAKLVVDTIENKPSAPLKLVYENTDPVREKIKKVSKEIYGAASVTYTTLADKKIKQIESLGISHYPICIAKTQYSFSSDPKAYGVAKDFELKVRDVIINNGAEMIVVVMGEIMRMPGLPKDPQAKRIDIVNGLVEGLS; encoded by the coding sequence ATGAAATCGGATATAGAAATTGCAAGAGAAGTTTCCCTTCGCAAAATAAAGGAAGTTGCTACAGGATTAGGCATTCCGCGCGAGGAAGTTCAGAACTATGGTCGTTACATCGCCAAAGTGCCTCTCCATCTCATCGATGAAGAAAAAATCAAAGAACATAACCTGATCCTGGTTACAGCTATCACTCCTACCAAAGCTGGAATCGGGAAGACAACGGTTTCTATCGGCCTTGCCCTCGGTCTGAACAAGATCGGTAAAAAGGCAGTTGCAGCCCTGCGTGAACCTTCATTAGGTCCGTGTTTCGGTATGAAAGGTGGAGCAGCCGGAGGTGGCTATGCCCAGGTGTTGCCGATGGAAAACATCAACTTACACTTTACCGGAGATTTCCATGCCGTAACTTCTGCTCACAATATGATCACAGCGTTGTTGGATAACTATATTTATCAGACACGCAATACCTGTGAAGGATTGAAAGAGATCAAATGGAAACGCGTACTCGACGTGAACGACCGCAGCCTGCGTAATATTGTATCCGGATTGGGTGGTTCTGCCAACGGTATCCCGACCGAAACAGGATTCGATATCACTCCTGCTTCCGAAATGATGGCAATCCTTTGCTTGGCTACCGACCTGGAAGATTTAAAACGTCGCATCGGTAATATCCTGCTGGGATATACTTACGATGATCAACCGTTCACAGTAAACGATCTGGGAGTTGCCGGAGCGATCACTGTATTGCTGAAAGATGCATTGCTGCCTAACCTGGTACAGACAACGGAAAATACACCTGCATTCGTTCATGGTGGTCCGTTCGCCAACATCGCACACGGATGTAATTCGATAATCGCTACTAAGATGGCTCTTACTTACGGTGACTATGTTATTACGGAGGCTGGTTTCGGTGCCGATCTGGGTGCAGAAAAGTTCTTCGATATCAAATGTCGTAAAGCGGGCTTAACTCCGAAACTGACAGTTATCGTTGCTACTGCACAGAGTTTGAAGCTGCACGGCGGCGTTCCTGAGGCACAGATCAAGGAACAGAATATCGAAGGCCTGCGTAACGGTTTCGCCAACCTCGACAAACATGTGTCTAACATGAAACGTTTCGGCCAGGAAGTGATCGTAACTTTCAACCGTTATGCAACCGATACGGATGAAGAAATCGCATTAGTAGCCGAGCATTGCAAGGAACTGGGTGTTGGTTTTGCCATGAACAGTGTATTCGCAGAAGGCGGCGAAGGTGGTGTGGAACTGGCTAAACTGGTTGTAGACACGATCGAAAACAAACCGTCGGCTCCACTGAAACTAGTGTATGAAAATACAGATCCGGTACGCGAAAAGATCAAAAAGGTATCTAAAGAGATTTATGGTGCAGCCTCGGTAACATATACAACGCTTGCCGACAAGAAGATCAAACAGATCGAAAGCCTGGGTATCTCCCACTATCCTATCTGTATCGCAAAAACTCAATATTCATTCTCTTCCGATCCAAAAGCATACGGTGTCGCCAAAGATTTTGAATTGAAAGTACGTGACGTTATCATCAACAATGGTGCCGAAATGATCGTTGTTGTCATGGGTGAAATCATGCGTATGCCGGGACTCCCCAAAGACCCACAGGCAAAACGGATCGATATCGTAAACGGATTGGTAGAAGGATTGAGCTGA
- a CDS encoding ABC transporter ATP-binding protein yields the protein MKEATIQINDLSIGYHSKNDTKLVASHITTTIYSGELTCLLGANGVGKSTLLRTLSAFQPRISGEIALLSRDIQDYSDKELSTIVGVVLTDKCEIRNMTVRELIGMGRSPYTGFWGRLGKEDKQIVEESISLVRIENLASRMVHTLSDGERQKVMIAKALAQETPVIFLDEPTAFLDFPSKVEIMQLLHSLTRSTNKTIFLSTHDLELALQIADKIWLMDREKGISTGTPEDLALSGSLSGFFARKGIVFDMETGLFRIDNQYDKKIRLVGDGQKYAMVRKALLRNGIYAGSEIESESWIDAGDTATSAITLYFSNGQQRQVASIEELLLSL from the coding sequence ATGAAAGAGGCAACTATTCAGATAAACGATCTCTCTATCGGCTATCATTCCAAGAATGATACAAAGCTGGTAGCTAGCCATATAACGACAACAATCTACAGTGGCGAATTAACCTGTCTATTGGGAGCCAATGGCGTCGGGAAGTCTACTTTATTACGTACCTTGTCCGCTTTTCAGCCTCGTATATCCGGCGAAATAGCACTACTGTCCCGCGATATACAGGACTATAGTGATAAGGAGCTTAGCACTATAGTGGGAGTGGTACTGACAGATAAGTGTGAGATACGTAACATGACTGTCCGGGAATTGATCGGGATGGGACGCAGTCCGTACACCGGTTTTTGGGGACGGTTAGGGAAAGAAGACAAGCAGATCGTAGAAGAATCTATCTCCCTGGTCCGTATCGAGAACCTTGCTTCACGCATGGTGCACACCCTTTCCGACGGTGAACGGCAGAAGGTCATGATCGCCAAAGCGCTGGCGCAGGAGACACCTGTTATCTTTCTCGATGAACCGACGGCTTTTCTCGATTTTCCCAGTAAAGTCGAGATCATGCAATTGTTGCATAGCCTTACCCGTTCCACCAATAAAACGATTTTCCTTTCCACTCACGATCTCGAACTGGCCCTTCAGATAGCCGATAAGATCTGGCTGATGGATAGGGAGAAAGGGATCAGTACCGGTACACCCGAAGACCTGGCATTGAGTGGTTCTCTGAGCGGTTTCTTTGCCCGTAAAGGGATTGTCTTCGATATGGAAACCGGATTGTTCCGTATCGACAACCAATACGATAAGAAAATCCGTCTTGTCGGTGACGGCCAGAAATATGCAATGGTGCGTAAGGCTCTTTTGCGAAACGGCATTTATGCCGGTTCCGAAATAGAATCGGAGAGCTGGATCGATGCCGGTGATACCGCAACATCTGCCATCACCCTTTATTTTTCGAACGGGCAGCAGCGACAGGTTGCTTCCATCGAAGAATTATTGTTATCTCTGTAA
- a CDS encoding HU family DNA-binding protein: MNKADMVKELSSRLGCTQTESLHIINTWQEVIRDNLSQGNNIVLQGFGSFACWQQTERLGRNPRTGKSCMIPSRVSVKFKPGKFLLQCLNKK; encoded by the coding sequence ATGAATAAAGCAGATATGGTTAAAGAGTTATCCTCCCGGCTCGGTTGTACACAGACCGAAAGCCTCCATATAATCAATACGTGGCAGGAGGTAATCAGGGACAACCTGAGTCAGGGGAATAATATCGTACTTCAGGGATTCGGCTCCTTTGCCTGCTGGCAACAGACAGAACGATTGGGCCGCAATCCACGAACCGGCAAATCCTGCATGATCCCTTCACGCGTTAGCGTCAAGTTCAAACCGGGAAAGTTTTTATTACAATGTCTGAACAAAAAGTAA
- a CDS encoding ABC transporter substrate-binding protein, with amino-acid sequence MNKYLVGCCLVTLLATSCASKGNQQEKENVSSQQTTMTDNRVQVAPKYAEGFQLTYADGYVLMDIHDPQNEESTHFLYALVPRGTKPEGIPADYTVIETPVRSAICMTSLQLSNFIKLGAEDKVVGITSTRHLFNKTINNQLKEGKTAKIGIEGNFDNEVIMSINPDLILISPFKRGGYETMKDIGIPLIPHLGYKEMTPLGQAEWIKFVGLLLGIEQEANEKFSAIENRYNELKELTAEGKVQKRPIVFSGEIHGGNWYAVGGKSFLAQLFKDAGADYFLKDDDRSGGVTLDFETVYNQADEADYWRIVNSYPGTYTYKSLKDQDPRYADFRAFKEKGVIYCNMREKPFYESMPTEPEVVLGDLLHIFHPNLLPDHTPVYYDLLK; translated from the coding sequence ATGAACAAGTATTTAGTAGGTTGTTGCCTGGTTACGCTATTGGCTACATCGTGTGCATCAAAAGGAAATCAGCAGGAGAAAGAGAATGTTTCTTCGCAGCAAACGACTATGACGGATAACCGGGTTCAGGTAGCGCCAAAGTATGCCGAAGGTTTTCAGTTGACTTATGCCGACGGTTATGTCCTGATGGATATACATGACCCGCAGAATGAAGAAAGCACGCATTTCCTGTATGCATTGGTTCCCCGTGGGACGAAGCCGGAAGGTATTCCTGCCGATTATACGGTGATCGAAACACCTGTGCGTAGTGCCATTTGTATGACCTCCCTGCAACTCTCCAATTTCATTAAGTTGGGAGCGGAGGATAAGGTAGTCGGTATCACGAGTACACGCCATCTGTTTAATAAGACTATCAATAATCAGTTGAAGGAAGGAAAGACAGCGAAGATCGGGATCGAAGGTAATTTCGATAATGAAGTGATTATGAGTATCAATCCCGACCTGATCCTGATCTCTCCCTTTAAACGTGGCGGATACGAGACGATGAAAGATATCGGTATTCCTCTGATTCCTCATCTGGGATATAAAGAAATGACACCACTGGGACAGGCTGAATGGATTAAGTTTGTCGGTCTGTTACTCGGGATAGAGCAGGAAGCCAATGAGAAATTCTCAGCTATAGAGAACCGCTACAACGAACTGAAAGAGCTGACTGCCGAAGGTAAAGTACAGAAACGTCCTATCGTGTTCAGTGGCGAAATACATGGTGGCAACTGGTATGCAGTAGGAGGAAAGAGTTTCCTTGCACAGCTTTTCAAAGATGCCGGCGCTGATTACTTTTTGAAAGACGACGATCGTTCCGGCGGTGTGACGCTCGACTTCGAGACCGTCTATAACCAGGCCGATGAAGCCGATTACTGGCGTATCGTAAACAGCTATCCGGGAACATATACTTATAAATCCCTGAAAGATCAGGATCCCCGTTATGCAGACTTCCGTGCCTTCAAGGAAAAAGGAGTGATCTACTGTAATATGCGGGAGAAACCTTTTTACGAGAGCATGCCGACTGAGCCGGAGGTTGTATTGGGCGATTTATTGCATATCTTTCATCCGAATCTGCTGCCGGATCACACGCCTGTCTATTATGATTTACTTAAATAA
- a CDS encoding iron ABC transporter permease, producing MKYSNTILMLLILVSIVVLLFLNLVLGSVSIPFHSVWNIICGNGDEPVTWQNIIWKSRFPQALTALVAGAGLAISGLQMQTVFRNPLAGPSVLGISSGASMGVAFVVLLSGSLGGVALSKLGFMGEIALSIAAIVGSLSVMALIVYVSQKVKGNVTLLIIGVMIGYVANAVIGVLKFFSVEEDIRAYVIWGLGSFSRVSGNQMMLFVAIMAILIPLSFLLIKTLNLMLLGDGYARNLGLNIKRARLLVITSAGVLTAIVTAYCGPIVFLGLAVPHLCRAIFQTSDHRILMPGVLFVGAALALACNLIARMPGFEGALPVNSVTALVGAPVVASVLFRRRKNELNE from the coding sequence ATGAAGTATTCTAATACTATCCTGATGCTTTTGATCCTTGTCTCGATCGTCGTGTTGTTGTTTCTGAATCTGGTGTTGGGATCTGTTTCGATTCCCTTCCATTCGGTTTGGAATATCATCTGCGGCAATGGAGACGAACCGGTCACCTGGCAGAATATTATCTGGAAATCACGCTTTCCGCAAGCCTTGACGGCATTAGTAGCCGGAGCCGGATTAGCGATCAGCGGGCTTCAGATGCAAACCGTATTCCGTAACCCTTTGGCGGGACCTTCTGTGTTGGGTATCAGCTCCGGTGCAAGTATGGGAGTCGCTTTCGTTGTCTTACTGAGTGGAAGCCTGGGAGGCGTGGCGTTGAGTAAGCTGGGCTTTATGGGAGAGATTGCCTTATCCATTGCGGCCATAGTCGGTTCCTTGTCTGTCATGGCACTGATCGTTTATGTCTCGCAGAAGGTAAAAGGGAATGTGACACTATTGATTATCGGAGTGATGATCGGTTATGTGGCAAATGCCGTGATCGGTGTGTTGAAATTCTTTAGTGTGGAAGAAGATATCCGTGCTTATGTAATCTGGGGGCTGGGAAGCTTCTCACGTGTCTCCGGTAATCAGATGATGCTTTTTGTAGCGATTATGGCTATCCTGATCCCTCTTTCATTTCTATTGATAAAGACATTAAACCTGATGCTTCTCGGCGACGGTTATGCCCGTAACCTGGGACTGAATATCAAACGGGCACGCCTGCTCGTTATCACCTCTGCCGGTGTATTGACTGCTATCGTGACCGCTTACTGTGGTCCGATCGTCTTCCTGGGACTTGCTGTTCCTCATCTTTGCCGTGCCATTTTCCAGACCTCCGATCATCGCATACTGATGCCCGGTGTCTTATTTGTGGGGGCAGCCCTGGCATTGGCTTGTAACCTGATTGCACGTATGCCGGGATTCGAGGGAGCTTTGCCGGTCAACTCGGTAACCGCATTGGTCGGTGCTCCGGTCGTTGCTTCCGTATTATTCCGCAGACGTAAAAACGAACTGAACGAATGA
- a CDS encoding precorrin-2 C(20)-methyltransferase, with translation MTHPISFVSLGPGEPELITVKGLKQLQQADIIYCPATRNKQGDSLSRAADIVRALDINEIAIQCFMLPMSKDRTEAWKAYDSLYNEAVANHAIGKRIVIVAEGDAGFYSSIQYIYDKLTDTGIAVQRIAGIPAFIAAGALAGLHIVKQEEQIVVIPGTPSTEELSEKIHAGYVIVIMKLSQCVEAVHDCIRKHPQTQFHYFENVGTEKEYYTSDKKIIADKVYPYFSLMIIQ, from the coding sequence ATGACACATCCTATCAGCTTCGTTTCATTAGGTCCCGGAGAACCGGAACTTATCACTGTAAAAGGGCTTAAACAACTTCAGCAGGCAGATATAATCTATTGCCCGGCTACCCGGAATAAGCAGGGAGATTCTCTTTCACGTGCGGCAGATATCGTGCGTGCTTTAGATATAAATGAAATTGCCATCCAATGCTTTATGCTTCCTATGAGTAAAGACCGTACAGAAGCTTGGAAGGCCTACGATAGTTTATACAATGAGGCTGTGGCAAACCATGCAATAGGTAAACGGATTGTCATCGTTGCCGAAGGGGATGCTGGTTTCTATTCATCCATACAATACATATACGACAAACTTACAGACACTGGGATCGCTGTACAGCGTATTGCCGGGATTCCGGCTTTTATTGCAGCAGGAGCCTTAGCTGGGTTGCATATTGTCAAACAGGAAGAACAGATCGTTGTCATTCCCGGAACACCTTCTACCGAAGAGTTGAGTGAAAAAATACATGCCGGATATGTAATCGTCATTATGAAACTGTCACAATGTGTGGAAGCCGTACACGACTGTATCCGGAAGCATCCGCAGACACAGTTCCATTACTTTGAAAATGTGGGAACAGAAAAAGAATATTATACTTCCGATAAGAAGATTATAGCGGATAAAGTGTACCCCTATTTTTCATTGATGATCATACAATAA
- a CDS encoding Lcl domain-containing protein yields the protein MKLVLKQFLLSTAILLTGVACTSENHEGLPGNPSSPSDGDDPTRREVVVTLRNQLSLAKGTKAGEIATVEENKIASLDVYAFGSDTEDGTYTLQERFAYRENPDDLPATATPIDLEQPGDGKEASVSLKLQKGLFVKLYAVANQPELVDPTGTIGQGTTVGTTGKVMQDGDFKPLSLTTPGQAGTTVQTVGVPTETEFLTFHSLLLDAATPADVLVSPLPMSGAYTIPLDLTDFESFSHLQAGFKLTRTVARFDVVNNAADSRFTITGISMGNARRGTTFFPTKPFGTTPADPADLITLPARTFTGLTNANAGVTASAFYSYPSPQADNGYIILEGTYRMNETDPEKTVSYQIPFKQEVNGTGSHIEVNPNHRYTITISKADDYHIDFDLTVADWSDAGDDLDGFEPPVPPTVTFSVTVNQDLVDAYKSAHSNLTSYPPFNYDGGTVTGTLGSDYKGVSSTATISTPYTVEVEATQSASTYIYNDSSAKNYCTAKGTGWRLPTNIELFAMWTKCKGTNTNATDDEAASTSLGAKFTSNWYWSSSVSNGANDSRCILNFNYGSLVDDHTNTSSCVRCVRDI from the coding sequence ATGAAACTAGTATTAAAACAATTTCTCCTCTCAACAGCGATCCTGTTGACAGGAGTCGCTTGTACAAGCGAAAACCATGAAGGATTGCCGGGCAATCCTTCATCTCCGTCTGACGGGGATGACCCGACCCGAAGGGAGGTCGTTGTCACTCTCAGAAACCAGTTGTCGCTGGCTAAAGGGACGAAAGCAGGCGAAATCGCCACAGTAGAGGAAAACAAGATCGCCTCACTCGATGTCTACGCATTCGGTTCGGACACAGAAGACGGTACCTACACCCTGCAGGAACGCTTCGCCTATCGAGAAAACCCAGATGACCTGCCCGCAACAGCGACACCCATCGACCTCGAACAGCCAGGCGACGGCAAAGAAGCTTCCGTCAGTCTCAAACTGCAAAAAGGACTCTTCGTAAAACTCTATGCAGTAGCAAACCAGCCGGAATTGGTAGACCCGACCGGAACAATCGGTCAAGGCACAACAGTCGGAACTACAGGAAAAGTGATGCAGGACGGCGACTTCAAACCGCTATCCCTCACCACTCCGGGACAGGCGGGTACAACCGTCCAGACAGTCGGCGTCCCTACAGAAACAGAGTTTCTGACATTCCACAGTCTGTTGCTCGACGCTGCCACACCTGCCGATGTGTTGGTATCGCCCCTCCCTATGTCGGGAGCCTACACCATCCCGCTCGACCTGACAGACTTCGAGTCTTTTTCACACTTGCAGGCTGGTTTCAAACTGACGCGCACCGTCGCCCGTTTCGATGTCGTGAACAACGCTGCCGACAGCCGATTCACCATCACCGGTATTTCGATGGGGAACGCACGTCGCGGAACGACTTTCTTCCCGACGAAGCCGTTCGGTACAACTCCAGCAGACCCGGCAGACCTTATCACACTACCGGCACGTACCTTCACCGGACTAACGAATGCCAATGCAGGTGTTACCGCTTCCGCTTTCTACTCCTATCCCAGCCCACAGGCGGACAACGGATATATCATACTCGAAGGAACATACAGGATGAACGAAACAGACCCCGAAAAAACAGTGTCTTACCAAATTCCTTTCAAACAGGAGGTAAACGGCACAGGCTCCCATATCGAAGTGAACCCGAATCATCGTTACACGATTACCATATCGAAAGCAGACGATTATCATATCGACTTCGACCTCACCGTTGCCGACTGGTCGGATGCAGGCGACGATCTCGACGGGTTCGAACCACCGGTACCGCCGACGGTAACATTCTCTGTTACGGTTAATCAGGACTTAGTGGATGCTTATAAGAGTGCTCACTCTAATCTTACTTCGTATCCTCCATTTAATTATGATGGTGGGACGGTTACTGGCACATTGGGCAGTGATTATAAAGGCGTCTCTTCAACTGCTACAATATCTACTCCTTATACTGTTGAGGTGGAGGCGACTCAGAGTGCTTCTACATATATATATAACGATAGTTCAGCCAAGAATTACTGTACGGCAAAAGGAACTGGTTGGCGTTTGCCTACAAATATCGAGTTGTTTGCTATGTGGACAAAGTGTAAGGGAACAAATACGAATGCAACGGATGACGAGGCGGCCTCAACATCGCTCGGTGCTAAGTTCACCAGCAATTGGTACTGGAGTAGTTCGGTCTCCAATGGTGCCAACGATAGCCGTTGCATTCTGAACTTCAACTATGGCAGTTTAGTTGACGACCACACGAACACCAGTAGCTGTGTTCGCTGTGTCCGGGATATCTAA